One stretch of Cervus canadensis isolate Bull #8, Minnesota chromosome 5, ASM1932006v1, whole genome shotgun sequence DNA includes these proteins:
- the LOC122442697 gene encoding odorant-binding protein 2b-like, protein MRTGPQCWVGGVGSMPGAPGINSRHVWSRHNLPRTPGPAGSWEPKAPEMKALFLPIALSLLAALRAQDPPSCPLEPQQIAGTWYVKAVVNDKNMPKEIRLRKASPLTLTALGSGDLEVRFTFMKEDQCHEKIKRMQPTGEPGKYSSNGGKKYMSILELPVEGHYILFCQGQIQGKSVSAGKLIGRNPDVSPEALEAFKIFAQRKGFSPEDIFTPEQTESCEPASD, encoded by the exons atgagGACTGGGCCGCAGTGCTGGGTGGGCGGGGTGGGGTCCATGCCAGGAGCTCCGGGTATAAACAGCCGCCACGTATGGAGCCGGCACAACCTCCCTCGGACCCCTGGACCCGCCGGCAGCTGGGAGCCCAAAGCCCCGGAGATGAAGGCCCTGTTCCTGCCCATCGCCCTCAGCCTGCTCGCCGCCCTGCGGGCCCAGGACCCCCCATCCTGCCCTCTGGAGCCCCAGCAG ATTGCAGGGACTTGGTATGTGAAGGCCGTGGTGAACGACAAGAACATGCCTAAAGAGATTAGGCTCAGGAAGGCATCCCCTTTGACCTTGACGGCCCTGGGCAGCGGGGACCTGGAAGTCAGGTTCACCTTCAT GAAGGAGGACCAGTGCCATGAGAAGATAAAAAGGATGCAGCCGACTGGGGAGCCCGGCAAATACAGCTCCA ATGGCGGCAAGAAGTACATGTCCATCCTGGAACTGCCCGTCGAGGGCCACTACATCCTTTTCTGCCAAGGCCAGATCCAGGGGAAATCGGTCAGCGCGGGGAAGCTCATAG GTAGAAATCCCGACGTGAGCCCAGAGGCCCTGGAGGCCTTTAAGATATTCGCACAGCGCAAGGGCTTTTCCCCGGAGGACATCTTCACACCTGAGCAGACGG AAAGCTGCGAGCCTGCAAGTGACTAG